In the genome of Leptolyngbya subtilissima AS-A7, one region contains:
- a CDS encoding cation diffusion facilitator family transporter, translated as MAGGESKVSIYAALGANIAIGIAKFVGAAISGSSAMLSEGIHSVVDSVNELLLLYGLKQSEAPPSDQFPLGHGQELYFWSLMVAVLIFSLGGGVSMYEGWHSFQHPEVGDHALVSYIVLVTAAVFESLALAVSIRQFNKSYPRKVEVSLWQAIRDSKDPGSFIVIVEDAAALVGLSIAFGGIVLTQMFDNAVYDGIASIMIGLLLIVVAILLVIETKSLLMGESASVSVRDSIKTLVKADQAVCDMGPPITLHLGPRDIMLAMNIEFCNHLSADEIEAAVRRIEHSIRTTHQDVTRIFIEAASLDSSEIPRA; from the coding sequence ATGGCTGGTGGTGAATCCAAAGTTTCAATCTATGCCGCATTAGGAGCCAATATCGCCATTGGCATTGCCAAATTTGTCGGAGCTGCCATCAGCGGCAGCTCGGCCATGCTGTCAGAGGGCATCCACTCTGTGGTCGATTCCGTCAATGAGCTGCTGCTACTCTACGGTCTCAAGCAAAGCGAGGCTCCGCCAAGCGATCAATTTCCCCTGGGTCATGGGCAAGAACTGTATTTTTGGTCGCTGATGGTTGCGGTGCTGATTTTTTCCCTGGGGGGTGGCGTGTCGATGTATGAGGGGTGGCATAGCTTTCAACACCCTGAGGTCGGCGACCATGCCTTAGTTAGCTATATCGTGCTGGTCACCGCTGCCGTGTTTGAAAGCTTAGCCCTAGCCGTGTCTATCCGGCAGTTTAACAAAAGCTATCCCCGCAAAGTGGAGGTTAGTTTGTGGCAGGCCATTCGCGACAGTAAAGATCCCGGCTCATTTATTGTCATTGTGGAAGATGCCGCTGCGCTGGTCGGCCTTTCCATTGCCTTTGGCGGAATTGTGCTCACCCAAATGTTCGACAATGCTGTCTATGACGGCATTGCTTCCATCATGATTGGGCTTTTGCTCATCGTAGTCGCCATTCTGTTGGTCATCGAAACTAAAAGTCTACTAATGGGGGAAAGCGCTTCTGTATCGGTGCGAGACAGCATCAAAACCCTCGTCAAGGCTGACCAGGCCGTCTGTGACATGGGACCACCGATTACCCTGCACCTAGGCCCAAGGGATATCATGCTGGCGATGAATATTGAATTCTGCAATCATCTCTCTGCCGATGAGATCGAAGCGGCGGTACGCCGTATCGAGCACAGCATTCGCACCACCCATCAAGACGTGACTCGCATCTTTATTGAAGCAGCCTCTCTTGATAGCTCTGAAATACCCAGAGCTTGA
- a CDS encoding metallophosphoesterase: MRPLRTGPLTVETVTISIRDLPQRLEGCRIVQLSDFHYDGQRLSTRLLQQAIDRVNELAPDLIALTGDYVTRDPAPIFDLVTYLSQLKSRFGTVAVLGNHDNVTKKGRKTILRSLQQAGICALWNKIAYPLGEELPVVGLADFWSKEFQPAPLLDSLPPTQPRLVLSHNPDSAELLAAWRVDLQLSGHTHGGQVVLPGIGPVSALLQSLQLSVLPKLPFDLPYLKRKRNRAKIVRHWEWVSGLHAVGQNQLYVNRGLGSYAPGRLGCPPEVTVLKLVRG, encoded by the coding sequence ATGCGACCTCTTCGGACCGGCCCTCTAACCGTTGAAACGGTGACTATCTCCATCCGCGATCTGCCCCAGCGGCTAGAGGGCTGTCGCATTGTGCAGCTTTCTGACTTTCACTACGATGGGCAGCGCCTCTCAACTCGGCTGTTGCAGCAGGCGATCGATCGCGTCAATGAGCTAGCCCCAGATCTAATTGCCTTAACTGGCGACTATGTCACCCGCGACCCAGCCCCTATTTTTGACTTGGTGACTTACCTCAGCCAGCTCAAAAGCCGCTTTGGCACGGTGGCTGTGTTGGGCAACCACGACAACGTCACCAAGAAGGGGCGCAAGACAATTTTGCGATCGCTCCAGCAGGCTGGTATTTGCGCCCTGTGGAACAAGATCGCCTATCCCCTGGGCGAAGAGCTGCCGGTGGTGGGCCTAGCCGATTTTTGGTCTAAGGAGTTTCAACCAGCGCCGCTGCTCGACTCGCTGCCTCCGACTCAGCCCCGGCTGGTGCTCTCCCACAACCCTGACTCAGCAGAGCTTTTAGCTGCCTGGCGGGTTGATTTGCAACTCTCTGGCCATACCCACGGCGGGCAGGTGGTACTGCCTGGTATCGGCCCTGTGTCTGCTCTCCTTCAGTCTCTGCAGCTGTCGGTGCTGCCGAAGTTGCCCTTCGACCTGCCGTATCTCAAGCGCAAACGCAACCGCGCCAAAATCGTGCGTCATTGGGAATGGGTTTCAGGACTGCACGCCGTGGGCCAAAACCAGCTTTACGTCAACCGAGGTCTGGGCAGCTATGCGCCAGGGCGATTGGGGTGTCCGCCGGAGGTGACGGTGTTGAAGTTGGTGAGGGGATGA
- a CDS encoding lysophospholipid acyltransferase family protein: MTLAPVPPLTSLTANPLDVSNWLLTLSQVRMSVHGQDRLPPHQPMVVVSNHRSIMDAPLVMSALGRPVRFACHHYMSQVPVLRTVINALGCLPLDAPDKGQTAFFRRAMKALKEGEAVGIFPEGAAPMVNKTTPDNLNSFHRGFAQLALRAPVDELAIVPVAIAAHRETNNSVLPLRLLSLFDSSEPLFQQPGWHPAVFYHEVDIMVGRPVRVDTRLRSHRRSKGNGALASELTQCCQDEVAMLLKQGFY; the protein is encoded by the coding sequence ATGACCCTAGCTCCTGTACCGCCGCTAACATCTCTAACGGCTAACCCCCTAGACGTGTCTAACTGGCTGCTGACCCTATCGCAGGTGCGGATGTCAGTTCACGGACAAGACCGCTTGCCGCCTCACCAGCCCATGGTGGTAGTGAGCAACCACCGCAGCATTATGGATGCACCGCTGGTAATGAGCGCCTTAGGGCGTCCGGTACGATTTGCCTGCCACCACTACATGAGTCAGGTGCCCGTCCTCCGCACGGTGATCAACGCCTTGGGTTGCCTACCGCTGGATGCCCCCGACAAGGGTCAAACTGCTTTCTTTCGTCGGGCCATGAAAGCGCTCAAGGAAGGAGAAGCCGTGGGCATTTTTCCAGAGGGGGCTGCCCCAATGGTAAACAAAACTACCCCCGACAATCTCAATTCTTTTCATCGAGGGTTTGCCCAACTGGCCCTGCGAGCACCGGTGGATGAACTGGCGATTGTGCCCGTTGCGATCGCCGCTCATCGTGAGACCAACAACTCGGTGTTGCCCCTGCGGTTGCTTAGCCTATTTGACTCCTCTGAACCGCTGTTTCAGCAGCCGGGCTGGCATCCAGCGGTGTTTTACCACGAGGTAGATATTATGGTTGGTCGCCCGGTGCGGGTAGATACCCGACTGCGATCGCACCGCCGTAGCAAAGGCAATGGCGCTCTAGCTTCAGAGCTAACCCAGTGCTGCCAAGATGAAGTTGCTATGCTGCTTAAGCAAGGGTTTTACTAG
- a CDS encoding hemolysin family protein: MLTLAIAIVTMLIGSALCSCSEAALLSVPVLKAQQLAESKKPAAITLLAIRRKINRPIATIVILNNLFNIVGSVLAGGIAATVFNDALLGLFTGVLTLLVILFGEIFPKVLGERYAIPVALAVAIPVRWITWLFTPVVLLLEKVTAPLVGDGNRPSTNEAEIKLLATIGHQEGIIEADEAEMILRVFRLNDMKSVNIMTPRVAVTHLPGDLTIAEAEAQILNSQHSRILISENDIDRLVGLVLKNELLTALIRGQGDQLLSQVARPVRFVAESERADKLLQDFQTAREHLAVVVDEYGGVSGVVTLEDVLEVLTGEIVDETDRSIDLQILARQRGRQILSSRGFNDPSES, translated from the coding sequence ATGCTGACCCTCGCGATCGCCATTGTGACCATGTTGATTGGTTCTGCCCTGTGCTCCTGCAGCGAGGCAGCACTGCTATCGGTGCCAGTCCTTAAGGCCCAGCAGCTAGCCGAGTCTAAAAAACCGGCTGCCATAACCCTTTTAGCTATCCGCCGCAAGATCAACCGGCCCATTGCCACCATTGTGATCCTCAACAACCTGTTCAACATTGTGGGTAGCGTTTTAGCTGGGGGCATTGCCGCCACGGTTTTTAACGATGCCCTGCTGGGGCTGTTCACTGGCGTATTGACCCTACTCGTCATCTTGTTTGGAGAAATCTTCCCCAAGGTTTTGGGTGAGCGCTATGCCATTCCCGTCGCCCTTGCCGTGGCTATACCGGTGCGGTGGATAACCTGGCTGTTTACTCCAGTAGTGCTACTGCTTGAGAAAGTGACAGCGCCCCTTGTGGGCGATGGCAATCGCCCCAGCACCAACGAGGCCGAGATTAAGCTGTTGGCCACCATCGGCCACCAAGAAGGCATCATCGAAGCCGACGAAGCCGAAATGATTCTGCGGGTGTTTCGCCTCAACGATATGAAATCGGTCAACATTATGACGCCCCGGGTAGCCGTCACCCACCTGCCCGGCGACCTCACCATTGCCGAAGCCGAGGCCCAAATTCTCAACTCTCAGCACAGCCGCATCTTAATTAGCGAAAACGACATTGACCGGCTTGTGGGGCTAGTGCTCAAAAATGAGCTGCTCACCGCCTTAATTCGCGGTCAAGGGGACCAGTTGCTCAGCCAGGTAGCCCGCCCGGTGCGTTTTGTGGCCGAGTCCGAACGGGCCGACAAGCTGCTGCAAGACTTTCAAACCGCTCGCGAACACCTAGCTGTAGTGGTCGATGAGTACGGCGGCGTGTCGGGGGTCGTCACCCTCGAAGACGTGCTAGAAGTGCTGACTGGCGAAATTGTTGATGAGACCGATCGCAGCATCGACCTACAAATACTGGCCCGTCAGCGCGGTCGGCAAATCTTAAGCAGCCGTGGCTTCAACGATCCTTCAGAAAGCTAG
- a CDS encoding ATP adenylyltransferase family protein, which produces MEHFPEVELAPGALWSKIQQQTRHAQGCGALQPIDTRYEFLEQGGMRFLVRILANLARKEKADLAQQDQQRMGKPVNPFLPYDPDLFVANLSATHLCLLNKYNVVDHHILIVTRAYEDQDSWLTLDDFEALATCMADIDGLAFYNGGRLAGASQRHKHLQLVPPPLCPERSPLPLATVVADLALKPTSAPVASPRLPFHHAIAAIQEPPSPRGKTLLETYLALLTNLGADWSQPPQAFPYNLLITREWMMAVARRQDHYQSIPVNSLGFAGSLLVKNSEQLDLLKTLGPMTVLQQVACLR; this is translated from the coding sequence ATGGAGCATTTCCCCGAGGTCGAGCTAGCGCCCGGTGCCCTCTGGAGTAAAATTCAGCAGCAGACGCGCCATGCCCAGGGCTGTGGTGCCCTTCAGCCCATCGACACCCGCTACGAGTTTCTAGAGCAGGGGGGCATGCGGTTTTTAGTCAGAATTTTGGCCAACCTGGCCCGCAAGGAAAAAGCCGATCTGGCCCAGCAGGACCAGCAGCGCATGGGCAAGCCCGTCAATCCTTTTTTGCCCTACGACCCAGACCTATTTGTGGCCAACCTGTCGGCCACCCACCTGTGCCTTTTAAATAAATACAATGTGGTCGACCACCATATTTTGATCGTCACCCGCGCCTACGAAGATCAAGATAGCTGGCTGACCCTGGACGACTTTGAAGCCCTAGCCACCTGTATGGCCGACATTGACGGGCTAGCATTCTACAACGGCGGTCGTTTGGCCGGGGCGAGCCAGCGCCACAAACACCTTCAGCTGGTGCCGCCGCCCCTCTGCCCCGAGCGCAGCCCTCTGCCCCTAGCCACGGTGGTGGCCGACCTGGCCCTTAAGCCTACCTCGGCTCCAGTAGCCTCCCCCCGATTGCCCTTTCACCACGCCATTGCGGCCATTCAAGAGCCCCCCTCTCCAAGGGGCAAAACGCTGCTGGAGACCTACCTTGCCTTGCTGACTAACCTAGGAGCCGATTGGAGTCAGCCCCCCCAAGCATTTCCCTACAACCTGTTGATTACCCGCGAGTGGATGATGGCGGTGGCTCGCCGGCAGGATCACTACCAATCGATTCCGGTAAACTCGCTGGGGTTTGCGGGGTCGCTGCTAGTCAAAAATTCGGAGCAGCTTGACCTGCTCAAAACCCTGGGTCCGATGACGGTGCTACAGCAGGTAGCCTGTCTGAGATAG
- a CDS encoding ABC transporter ATP-binding protein produces MSDTILNVKHLTVHFEVDGQLIQAVNDISFQVQRGQTLGIVGESGSGKSVTSLAVMGLVPNPPGKVVNGEIWFNSGTGAPVDLAALSETQLQGYRGGQISMIFQEPMSSLNPVYTVGFQMVEAIRQHQNISKEAARQQAIARLQEVKLLPADAALAATIKTEKPRIDDESLKEEVDRRQQAILDRYPHELSGGQIQRVMIAMAISCNPALLIADEPTTALDVTVQATILDLLRELRDRRGMSLIFITHDLGIIAEIADQVAVMYQGKIVEAGPVWDIFAQPQHPYTKGLLACRPQPNQRLRLLPTVADFMSVELAGTEINAAAANGGQPVEGAAPVIRERVLDAEAQARFAPLTEEELTARAAALAANGPLLAVENLQVGYPVRGIFGKTRSHIMAVQDVSFQIQKGETFGLVGESGCGKTTLGRALLRLVPAMGGKIWFEGRDVLGLGSSPLRQLRRDMQIVFQDPYSSLDPRMSIGAAIAEPLKIHGVIKSRRNQQERVAYLLDRVGLPASAMNRYPHEFSGGQRQRVCIARALALNPKFIICDESVSALDVSVQAQVLNLLKEIQAEFDLTYIFISHDLAVVKFMSDRIMVMNQGRVEEIGPAEQVYRQPQTPYTQALINAIPIGSLDRIQELQRDRASVA; encoded by the coding sequence ATGAGCGATACCATTCTCAACGTTAAGCACCTCACCGTTCACTTTGAGGTCGACGGCCAGCTCATCCAGGCCGTGAATGACATTTCGTTTCAGGTGCAGCGGGGGCAAACCCTAGGTATTGTGGGTGAGTCGGGGTCGGGGAAATCGGTGACATCGCTAGCGGTGATGGGGCTGGTGCCCAATCCGCCGGGCAAGGTTGTCAATGGTGAAATCTGGTTTAATTCGGGCACCGGCGCCCCAGTGGATCTCGCTGCGCTGAGTGAGACTCAGCTGCAGGGCTACCGGGGTGGTCAGATATCAATGATTTTTCAGGAGCCGATGAGCTCGCTAAACCCGGTCTATACGGTTGGATTTCAGATGGTGGAGGCGATTCGTCAGCACCAGAATATTTCAAAGGAAGCGGCCCGTCAGCAGGCGATCGCCCGTCTGCAAGAGGTCAAACTGCTGCCTGCCGACGCTGCCCTAGCAGCCACCATCAAAACCGAAAAGCCGCGCATCGATGACGAATCTTTGAAGGAAGAGGTCGATCGCCGTCAGCAGGCCATTCTCGATCGCTACCCCCACGAGCTGTCGGGCGGGCAGATTCAGCGGGTGATGATTGCCATGGCGATCTCCTGCAACCCGGCTCTGCTGATTGCCGACGAGCCCACCACGGCGCTAGATGTGACGGTGCAGGCGACGATTCTCGATCTGCTGCGCGAACTGCGCGATCGCCGCGGCATGTCGCTGATTTTCATCACCCACGACTTGGGCATTATTGCTGAGATCGCCGACCAAGTGGCGGTGATGTACCAGGGCAAAATTGTTGAAGCCGGCCCAGTGTGGGACATTTTCGCTCAGCCCCAACACCCCTACACCAAGGGGCTGCTGGCCTGCCGTCCCCAGCCCAACCAGCGGCTGCGGCTATTGCCCACGGTGGCCGATTTTATGTCGGTGGAGCTGGCGGGCACCGAGATTAATGCTGCAGCGGCCAATGGCGGTCAGCCAGTGGAGGGTGCAGCTCCCGTCATTCGCGAGCGGGTGCTCGACGCCGAGGCCCAGGCCCGCTTTGCACCCCTGACAGAGGAAGAACTGACGGCACGAGCCGCAGCCCTAGCGGCCAACGGCCCCCTGCTGGCGGTGGAAAATCTTCAGGTGGGCTACCCGGTGCGGGGTATCTTTGGCAAAACCCGCAGCCACATCATGGCGGTGCAGGATGTGTCGTTTCAAATTCAAAAAGGCGAAACCTTTGGCCTGGTGGGCGAGTCGGGCTGCGGCAAAACCACCCTGGGCCGGGCGCTGCTGCGGCTGGTGCCCGCCATGGGCGGCAAGATTTGGTTTGAGGGCCGCGACGTGCTGGGGCTGGGCTCGTCACCGCTGCGGCAGCTGCGGCGCGACATGCAGATTGTCTTCCAAGATCCCTACAGCTCGTTAGACCCGCGCATGAGCATTGGGGCGGCGATCGCCGAACCGCTCAAAATTCATGGCGTGATTAAAAGCAGGCGCAACCAGCAGGAACGGGTAGCTTACCTGCTCGATCGCGTCGGTCTACCTGCCAGCGCCATGAACCGCTACCCCCATGAGTTTTCGGGTGGGCAGCGCCAGCGGGTGTGCATTGCCCGCGCCCTGGCCCTCAACCCCAAGTTCATCATTTGCGATGAGTCAGTGTCGGCCCTGGATGTGTCGGTGCAGGCCCAGGTGCTCAACCTGCTCAAAGAGATTCAGGCGGAGTTTGACCTCACCTATATCTTTATTTCCCACGACCTGGCAGTGGTGAAGTTTATGAGCGATCGCATCATGGTGATGAACCAGGGCCGGGTCGAAGAAATTGGCCCCGCCGAGCAGGTCTACCGCCAGCCCCAAACCCCCTACACCCAGGCGCTGATCAACGCGATTCCAATCGGCAGCCTCGATCGCATTCAGGAGTTGCAGCGCGATCGAGCCTCGGTAGCCTAG
- a CDS encoding alpha/beta fold hydrolase, protein MPEPAILKLYAPFGKNPQHPLFIYFPGMDGSGELFGLQSAELKSHFDIRCLVIPGNDMSSWEGLAHQAVQLIRQEAGTAPVYLCGESFGACLALRTIALAPALANHLILINSASAFHRFPWMQWVASITPWVAPPLYQSSTLTSLPVLANLSRIGEVNRQALMRAMAAVTQASTAWRLGLLSQFRLEPLRLHRVTAQTLLVASLGDRLLPSLEEAQRLATLLPNSRIYPLPHSGHVSLLEDGVNLGAIMKAVGFLPKVAIAKEPAVEEIQREPIAS, encoded by the coding sequence ATGCCTGAACCTGCCATTCTTAAGCTCTATGCCCCCTTTGGTAAGAATCCCCAGCATCCCCTATTTATTTATTTCCCCGGCATGGATGGCAGTGGCGAGTTATTTGGGCTTCAAAGCGCCGAACTCAAATCTCACTTTGATATTCGCTGCCTAGTGATTCCGGGCAATGACATGTCTTCCTGGGAAGGCCTGGCCCACCAAGCAGTGCAGTTAATTCGCCAAGAAGCCGGAACGGCCCCGGTCTATCTCTGCGGTGAGTCGTTTGGAGCTTGCTTGGCCCTGCGAACGATCGCCCTGGCCCCAGCCCTAGCCAACCACCTGATCTTGATTAACTCTGCCTCGGCATTCCACCGCTTTCCGTGGATGCAGTGGGTAGCCAGCATTACCCCCTGGGTCGCCCCGCCTCTATACCAAAGCTCCACATTAACCAGCCTGCCAGTACTGGCCAACCTCAGCCGCATTGGAGAGGTCAACCGCCAGGCGCTGATGCGCGCCATGGCTGCAGTCACTCAGGCCAGCACCGCCTGGCGATTAGGTCTGCTGTCACAGTTTCGTCTAGAGCCGCTGCGCTTGCACCGGGTGACCGCACAAACTCTGCTGGTGGCATCCTTGGGCGATCGCCTCCTGCCCTCCCTCGAAGAAGCCCAGCGCCTCGCCACCTTACTGCCTAACTCTCGCATCTATCCCTTGCCCCACAGCGGTCACGTTAGCCTGCTTGAAGACGGCGTCAACTTAGGGGCAATCATGAAAGCGGTGGGATTTTTGCCCAAGGTCGCGATCGCCAAGGAACCGGCAGTTGAGGAGATTCAGCGCGAGCCGATTGCGTCCTAG
- a CDS encoding SPFH domain-containing protein, producing MPSIIGILALIIIGYTVGSVRIINQGTEALVERLGRYNRKLKPGLNFIVPVLDYIVLRDSVREQILDVAKQGAITRDNVSLEVDAVVYWRILELELTYYAIENVEQAIQELVTTTLRSEIGKMEFEKTFSSRDELNRALLSQLDEATEPWGVKVTRVEVQEIIPPEEVRRSMQLQQAAELKSRAMVLEAQGEQEAAIKRAEATVRSIQMLSQALQNQGDTSEILNYLLAQRYVEANQRLGESENSKVVFMDPKMLTEGIVELMHTDTASPKKDSDDFPSRRR from the coding sequence GTGCCGTCAATCATCGGGATTCTGGCATTAATCATTATTGGCTACACCGTTGGCTCGGTGCGCATCATCAATCAAGGTACCGAAGCTCTGGTAGAGCGGCTGGGGCGCTACAACCGCAAACTCAAGCCAGGCTTAAACTTCATCGTGCCGGTGCTTGACTATATTGTGCTGCGCGACAGCGTGCGCGAGCAGATTCTCGATGTGGCCAAACAGGGAGCGATCACCAGAGACAACGTGTCGTTGGAAGTTGATGCGGTGGTGTACTGGCGCATTCTGGAGCTAGAGCTGACCTACTACGCGATCGAGAACGTTGAACAGGCCATTCAAGAACTGGTCACAACTACCCTGCGATCAGAAATTGGCAAGATGGAGTTCGAAAAAACCTTTTCCTCTCGCGATGAGCTCAACCGGGCGTTGCTCTCCCAGCTCGATGAAGCTACCGAGCCCTGGGGAGTGAAGGTGACGCGGGTCGAAGTGCAGGAAATTATTCCTCCTGAAGAAGTGAGACGCTCGATGCAGTTGCAGCAGGCAGCGGAGCTGAAAAGCCGAGCCATGGTGCTCGAAGCCCAGGGCGAACAGGAAGCCGCTATTAAGCGGGCTGAGGCTACGGTGCGATCGATTCAAATGCTCTCCCAGGCGCTGCAAAACCAGGGTGACACTTCCGAGATTTTGAACTATCTGCTAGCTCAGCGCTATGTCGAGGCCAACCAAAGACTCGGGGAAAGCGAAAACTCCAAAGTGGTCTTTATGGATCCTAAAATGTTGACAGAGGGTATAGTCGAGCTGATGCACACGGACACGGCATCCCCCAAGAAAGACTCTGATGACTTCCCCAGTCGCCGTCGGTAG
- the rlmN gene encoding 23S rRNA (adenine(2503)-C(2))-methyltransferase RlmN produces the protein MASPLSPTDSPLADAVARPTPSAGEMLPAPLLGKSLEELTDWIQAQGQPSYRGKQLYQWIYQQGARSLQDITVFSKAWRQTVAHIDLGRSTLHHRVVASDGTVKYLLKLADGQIIETVGIPSAKRLTVCVSSQVGCPMACDFCATGKGGFMRNLVTHEIVDQVLTVQEDFGQRVSHIVFMGMGEPLLNAANTVAAIRCLNRDVGIGQRAMTLSTVGVPGRIRALAAEQLQVTLAVSLHASNQAQRLQLIPSAGAYPLEVLLDECREYVQLTGRRVTFEYILLAGLNDQPANAAELAQHLRGFQSHVNLIPYNPIDEADYQRPSEASIRNFVAELEKRRVAVTVRYSRGLEENAACGQLRASKR, from the coding sequence ATGGCTTCTCCCCTGTCTCCCACTGACTCACCTCTCGCAGACGCTGTTGCCCGGCCAACCCCTTCAGCTGGGGAAATGTTGCCAGCGCCCTTGCTAGGGAAATCTTTGGAGGAGCTGACCGATTGGATACAGGCCCAGGGGCAGCCGAGCTATCGGGGCAAGCAGCTTTACCAGTGGATTTATCAGCAGGGAGCGCGATCGCTCCAAGACATCACCGTCTTCTCTAAAGCCTGGCGTCAAACCGTGGCCCACATCGACCTGGGCCGATCTACCCTGCATCACCGGGTGGTAGCCAGCGATGGCACCGTCAAGTATTTGCTCAAGCTGGCCGACGGCCAAATCATTGAAACCGTGGGCATTCCCTCGGCCAAGCGGCTGACGGTGTGCGTGTCGTCGCAGGTGGGCTGCCCCATGGCCTGCGACTTTTGCGCTACGGGCAAGGGTGGCTTTATGCGCAACCTGGTCACCCATGAAATTGTTGACCAGGTGCTCACGGTACAGGAAGACTTTGGCCAGCGAGTCAGCCACATTGTGTTTATGGGCATGGGCGAGCCGCTGCTGAATGCTGCTAACACGGTAGCTGCCATCCGCTGCCTCAATCGGGATGTGGGTATTGGCCAACGCGCTATGACCCTGTCTACCGTGGGGGTGCCGGGCCGCATTCGCGCCCTGGCGGCGGAGCAGCTTCAGGTCACCTTAGCCGTAAGCCTGCATGCCTCAAACCAGGCCCAGCGGTTGCAGCTGATTCCTAGCGCTGGGGCCTATCCCCTAGAAGTGCTGCTCGACGAGTGCCGAGAGTATGTGCAGCTGACGGGTCGCCGCGTGACCTTTGAGTACATTCTGCTGGCGGGGCTCAACGACCAGCCTGCCAACGCCGCCGAGTTGGCCCAGCACCTGCGCGGCTTTCAGAGCCACGTCAACCTGATTCCCTACAACCCCATTGATGAGGCCGACTACCAACGCCCCAGCGAAGCTAGCATTCGCAACTTTGTCGCCGAGCTAGAGAAGCGTAGGGTTGCTGTCACCGTTCGCTACTCGCGCGGGCTAGAGGAAAATGCCGCCTGTGGGCAGCTGCGTGCCTCCAAGCGGTAG